GGAACAATGCTATTTGGACATGGACTCGATCAATAATTCTTCAAAAGTGATATGTTGACTTCACAGATTAGTGAGCCATTAAGTCTCAATGGTCTTCAACATAACACATTTCAGGTGAACAATACCATTTGGCCATGGGACTCCATCAATAATTATCCAAAAGCTAGATTCTGGCATcatgttttagagaaaaaaaaataaaaagcattCCTACAAAACAAGCATCTCTGAACCAGTCATACAAAAGCTTTCATCATCTAAATCAAAAGACATTGACGGTAGAAGAATCAGAGTACCAAACACTAGCATAAAGATAACTAAAAAAGACATCACTGATCAGTAACGTTAATCAGTTCATATTCAACAAGAGACAGATTGTTATCCTCTTTGACAGTGAAAGATGCAGGTTCCGTGGCGGCTTCGATGCGTCCCCATTTATCAACCCCTAGCCTCATTGTGCCCTTGAACATGTCTATCCTCGAATTGCGCAGTATCACCGTCTGTCCAGGCTTCATAAGATCAACTATACACACAAAAACGAATCAGTAAGCCACAAGGATCTGACCAAAACAAGTTTCACCATTACTAATGacaagataaaaaatatattctacaACTCATCACATCTGGGGAATGTTATTACACAGTAATTGAGACATCACTTAATTGAGACAAAACACTAGTCCTGAACTGTTCTTTACAGTAATTCCGTTCCCATTTTCAGACAAGATGACAACTTTCTGCAATATATGTCCAAAAATCGACATTTAAAGACACATTACCAGTTTATCTTACACAATACTTTCTCAAATAGACATCGAACAAATATTTGCAACAGAGAAGAGAACCAAAGCATAAGACTTTATCAATAAGACAATACCATTTCTACATCATGTAAGAAAAAGACTAGTAGTGCGAGAGTAACCTTGATCGTTACGAGCAGTGAAGAGAATACATCCGGTTTCGTCACCGATGAGACACTCAGCGATTCGACTCGGCTGAGACGGGCGACCCATAGAGATCCCTTGACGAGCCTTCCTCGCAGCCGGAACCACAGGATTGGCGTCGACGACCTTGACAGTCAACGTGTGACCGGTCGTGCCAGGCTTGAGCTGTTCAACCTTCACAAACACAGGCTTTCTCTTCGCCGCCGTCGTCGTTCCCGTCGCAGCCCCTGCAGTTCCTGTACTCGCCATCGCTCTCTGTTACCTCCTAGATTTCGCGTTCGCCCTAATGGTGGGTTGAATCGATTTACTTTTAGGGTTTATAAAGAGAGAACGATGCCTTCTTCGCTCTATCCCAAGGCGAACGAAAGTAGTTATCACCTGCTTTACGGTGTATCATGAGCTGGACACGTGTCGTTTTTTGATTTGAGTTAATTTATCACCTGCTCGACAACTCTAAatggtaataataataaaaaggttttaattattatatttttattttgaaacacaCGTCAGATATTATTTATTCTCAACTCGCATACAAGATGGCAAGCTCGTAACATCATGTTATGACATGACTCCACTAAAACGACGTTCTAAACGGACAAATGGACAATCATAGATAGCTACTTAAACACACGTGCGCACACAACAACAACCCAAAGTCTCTCGAACATTATCGAGAAATTTATTGAATAGAGAAAATACAAAAACAGTAGAAAGATAGGGACAATGAAGCTGATCGTTCTTAAGTGGTTTGTGATTTGACATGGCGAGCGTAGAAGACTTTGAGCCTCACGAAAGCGTCTTCTAGCATTGATTTCTCGACTCCAATCGAGATTCTCACCCAATTCTTCTTGCCTAATGCCTCTCCTGCATTTATATTCCGTATCAGCCCATTTCTCTCacgaattttctatttttataaatacttcCAAAATCTTACATGATGTGATTATGATGCTTACCAGGTAAAAGGACGAGACTCTCCTCTCGGGCCAGCTTCATGCAGAAATCAACATCGTCTGTGATGTCCTCCAAGAGTGATAGGTCCAATTTTGTCTGCCATATATACAAACTAGATTGTCACTAGTGACACTTCTTTTATGTAGGATGTGATGTATATGTACCATTCATAAATCATAACAATACCTGATATTTCGTTACATAAAGTGatattaaaagttataaaaGTGTGCTAAAAaccttaaaatattaaatggtTGGGGAAATAGTATTAGCGGGTTTGCATATTATAGTATATACTTATAAAGATTATTCAAAatgtttagagaaaaaaaatatgcaaGTATAAAAAGAAATTGGTACCACTAAGTAGGTACACGACTCAGGTTTCTTAGGGCAAACGAGGCAAGGAATCTCCTTGAGGGCATCGAACATCATGTCTACGTTTTGCTTAAATGTCAGGTTTTTCTTCTCAAAGAAATCTTTCTTTGTATTCTCCAAGATATTTGGAAGTGCAAACTATCAATTTTACAGAGCAACACGTTAGTTCTTTACttgtcaaaacaaaaataacacatcagttcttttatattttatctttaaCTACTATATCATTGCATGCGTTTTCTTCGTTATTCTAATATAAATTTCAGAATACAAACCTGTAGAATTGTCGATGGATCTGGACTTATGTTAAGAAATTCCTTGATGGATTCAACGACCTTATTGACAAAAGAGATATGGTTACATGTCCAAACTGACATATATCTACAACGTTTATTCTATCATATATTAACTAAGTATCAAAGATGATCAGAGAATTGAAAACCCTACCCCAGtggttttgaaaacattattTGGATCATGCATCGCCATCCAACCTATTCTCCAGCCAGGGACGAGCCACCCCTTGGAAATGGATCCGAGTGTAACCACAGGAACAATCGATGCGAACATCCCCATCGGGACAAATGGATTCTCTCCATATATTGTGTGCTTATAAACTTCATCAGAAATAACCATTATCCCTAGCTTCTTCGCCATCTCAGCCACCTATACTCAGGACAACTCAATATTATTTGGGGTTTTTGGGCAACTTTCTTAAGATCCTATAATTAGCTTTTCAAAAGTattatgaaaacaaaatctgaaaattaaaaataattatcagtTAGTGTTTGAACAAAGATATGTAATATAATAACTTTTAATAGGATGTgtttaaaatctaaatctgatataatatatgttgtaaaaaatAAGGGGTTTAAAATGATTGTACTACTTAGAGTTGGTCCCGGGGAGGTCCATGTGTTGGCTCTCATAGTACGCAGACCCTCTATACTTATCAACAAAtgtaacataaaataaaagtgataTTGGCAAAATTTTGGTTAACCAAATGGGCAattgacaaagaaaaagagtGAAGTTGAAAAGAATATCAACTTAAAGTTGCACATTTTCACCTTCTTTAGATGATGATATGTGTACACATTTCCACATGGGTTGTGAGGGTTAGATATCACCATAGCGATTGTATTATCATCTGCAATGGCTTCAATGCCTTGGAGATCTATCTCCCAGTCTTGGTCAGGGACGAGATCATACTTGCGAATCTCGACTTGGCTATATATAGCGCGACTATAGTAGAGAGGATAGACGAGACTGGGGAGCAAGATATTCGACTTGGGACAGGACAGAACATGAATTATGGTCTCTATCCCTTGGCAACACCCGACCGTCATAAATATATCGTCTGATTTTAGTTTATGCGGAAGGTCTCGGTTCAAATAATTTGCCACCGCCCTAAATTAATAGGAGTATAAAAGTAGCTGTTAGTGCTATGTACAGTTTCGAAAATGTTTATCATGCATACATAATACTCCTTTATAAAGTCAAAGCTTTTTTGAATCGTATATAAGCCTGCATAATTTCAAGTCGTTCCTTATTGATATTTTATCTTTCCAATTTGTACACttcatatattttctaattaataGTTTTCCTACCGCattaatatagttttttaaGGATGTTTCTATTGGCACGTGTTCTTTGCTGTATTACCCGACCAACCGACCAATAACGAGATAACTAGATTTCTGAGCCACtaagtttttttaaatgaagagcATATGCATAACATAACAGTTAGTGACTACTTAAGTACCTCCTGGCCGGTAAAATACCAACCCCGGGGGAGTAGGAGTTGGCGGCACCAGATCGAAGGGACTCAGCAACGGCATCCTCAGCATCAACGGAAGTCTTGAAGCAAGAGTAGACGGACGGATCACCGTGGCCCAGGGGCAAAATGGTCCCTTTTACGTCTTTTCTACAGTTGTCAAATAACCTAGAAAGGACACTTTTAATTGAGACACTTGCCGCTTCTTTGGCCGCCCTGTTTCCTTTGAACCTCCAGGCATTACCACCACCGTTTAGCGTCTGCGTCTCGGTTTTGCGTTCAACTTCTTCATCTTGGTCTGTTTCAAATGAAGGAAGCAACAGGTTCGTGTGTTGGCTCATCGTGTTCCCTTTTTGGACTAAGTTGCGAAATAAGATGAGGAAGTATGGAGTTACgattcttttcaaaaaaaaaaaagtatggaGTTACGATACTGAAGTTCAATGcttcacatatatataaaaaacataaattatttatttgggTATCTACCCTATGTATTTTGACGGGAAATAAAGTGGGACGGTATCATATTTTTAGAGAAATTGGCATGGTGACTAACAAAAACATTATAATTCAATTAATTAATCAGTTACAGAAATTAACTAGAAAGTAGTgtgtataaaatataactagAAATCTGCGTGTATGTGTAGATGTATTTTTTCAAttgctatttgtttttcatgtcactattatatatcatatatgtgttaacgtataataattatataattaataatattttatatgtgtcatcatataaataatcatatatattatattttcaaacttAATTAAATCTCTTaatctatatttgagaagtgatttttgacatgtgtcatcaccatattaattttgaaaaaaaaattatgacatgacacactaacattgatgacatggtttgaaataaattatgacatggatatttacatttagtgttgatttatatttaagataatttttaaaatatggtaataacttatagataattatgacatatttacatttaatattgatttacatttaaggtaagttttttaaaatatggtaataatttatatatcataattaatataacaataaataataaattaaatagaaatataataataattaaaattttgaaatattatttagctatattttataagtatataatttttattacaaaaacaatcttcaaaatactatgcattttttttaaaaaaaaattctttaaatagtgacatagacatttacatttattgttgatttgtattttagtaagtttttagaatatggtaataactcatagatcatcattaatatagcaataaataatataatgttataaaaagaaatataatattattttggatttttcaaaagttaattctattttataattattattagtataacaattcttcaaaattatacagtttttaaatgtaatttctaatccaatactattactttatttttaatatccataaattttagaaaattatttagttttatgttttgataattatacacttaacaaaattttctcttacatttacaaaatttgatttaatatattttacaaaaggatatacatatatattactaaatatacattgaataaaaatatttttttttaattttaaatttttacatatgattaaattaagattatatattgtaagcaaataataaaatcaaaaattaacaaaatcaaaaactaacaaaatttgtattttaaaataaatttatattttaaaacttttatttttgcacatggtgcaggaaaacacctaattggtatttaaaattgatatttgtattgtattttatatatattgaaaacattttttaatggttttgaaaaatattttagtgaaAATCAACTTTtaagtatatgtatattttgaatcaatttttgatacaaatcagttttaaattattattttgatttgcaatatatatatatatatatatataaagtttaaattttgttttatgattattttagacaaaatatgtttttaggtaattagattgtactattttcatatattttaaagctGGTCTAAATAGATAGTTTCTCGTAATATAATAgactttcaatttttattaataacttaaaCTCATTATTTGTTAGGTAGTTAGATTAGgtcattttcatatattttaaaattgacccagatatatagttttcattatttgttttggttttgtttcatgttatttttgaatttaaaatactttctcttttatatgtaccatcatataaataatcatatagataataatattttatatgatcatcatataaataatcacatatattatacttttaaaaccTAATGTGAagtataaaaaccataatttatgttggtgtttgaaattgtgttttgtattatatttttcttatatatattgaaaaaaatataatggttattggagaatattttagtaaaaatcattttttgaatatatgtatgtatgtttttgaatcaattttttatgtaaataaattttgaattatgttttcatttaaaatatgtatgtaatgtttaaattttgttttataattttttagacaaaaaatgtttttagataattagattagacaatttccatatattttaaaactgactAGTTAAAtaatttctcataatataattaacttctaatttttcttaataacttaAGCTCATTCAGTTTTTTTTCATCGTATATTAGTATCTATATTCCAAACAACATCATACTCTCTTTATACTATTACCCATATTTCAAAACAAATCTCAAATATACtttagtttaataatatagatagataatCACAAGTGTCTTTGCTGCTACACACAACggaaatatgaaaatttgattGGATACCCTTTAGGCAAGTCTTTCACTAAATATTTCTCTCTCATAAGGTAacacataatattaaaattacaaaatacaattcatcaaataaaaaaactaaattaataactaaCGAATAATAATGAAAATGCTTTGGTGTTTgccctaaaatatatattcttttcttctctttttcaaAGCAAAACTCTTCACCATCGAGACTTAGTTTAGTTTGGCCAATTTCTAGTTCTTTAAGCCTCAGTGTGGCGCCTCTCTTTATAACTTGCTTTTCTTCTTATGTTTTAAGGTGGTTTGAGGTTGATCGCCATCTCACCCTTTATTtcctttgaagtttttttttttttgaaacttattcctttgaagtttgttttggtATGACATCAGTTATCTTCAACATATATATGCATCTCGGAGTCGCCTTATCAGTTGTGTTCTAGAGGTTCTTCACCTCTACCGAAATTATCTTCTCGGTTAATCACAAGATATCTTTTCTTATCTGCTTTAGCCGTTGGGTTTTAGAGAGGCTGTAACTTTTTCTATCTTCTACCCTTTCTTGATGTGGAATCATCTACCCTAATTATTGGCAGAAAACTCTCCGAATTCCACTAAAAGCATGCCCAATAATGTCTCCGGTTCTTCAAGTAATCAGTTTTGGGTTCAGGGGAGAATCTAGACCAATTATTTGATGGatacatatgaaaataaaaatgcatAACAAAAATTTGAGCCTAGGAAAGTATGGGTGCACAAGCTGCATTTACCATCTAAACTAACAAAATCTTAATGGTTTTAGCCACAGAAGTTTGAGTACCAATATAATATGGGTACACGTCACCTCCAACCCCCCCCACCCCAACACA
This genomic interval from Raphanus sativus cultivar WK10039 unplaced genomic scaffold, ASM80110v3 Scaffold0015, whole genome shotgun sequence contains the following:
- the LOC108852369 gene encoding uncharacterized protein At4g28440-like, whose translation is MASTGTAGAATGTTTAAKRKPVFVKVEQLKPGTTGHTLTVKVVDANPVVPAARKARQGISMGRPSQPSRIAECLIGDETGCILFTARNDQVDLMKPGQTVILRNSRIDMFKGTMRLGVDKWGRIEAATEPASFTVKEDNNLSLVEYELINVTDQ
- the LOC108852514 gene encoding S-alkyl-thiohydroximate lyase SUR1-like; this translates as MSQHTNLLLPSFETDQDEEVERKTETQTLNGGGNAWRFKGNRAAKEAASVSIKSVLSRLFDNCRKDVKGTILPLGHGDPSVYSCFKTSVDAEDAVAESLRSGAANSYSPGVGILPARRAVANYLNRDLPHKLKSDDIFMTVGCCQGIETIIHVLSCPKSNILLPSLVYPLYYSRAIYSQVEIRKYDLVPDQDWEIDLQGIEAIADDNTIAMVISNPHNPCGNVYTYHHLKKVAEMAKKLGIMVISDEVYKHTIYGENPFVPMGMFASIVPVVTLGSISKGWLVPGWRIGWMAMHDPNNVFKTTGVVESIKEFLNISPDPSTILQFALPNILENTKKDFFEKKNLTFKQNVDMMFDALKEIPCLVCPKKPESCTYLVTKLDLSLLEDITDDVDFCMKLAREESLVLLPGEALGKKNWVRISIGVEKSMLEDAFVRLKVFYARHVKSQTT